From one Mya arenaria isolate MELC-2E11 chromosome 4, ASM2691426v1 genomic stretch:
- the LOC128230058 gene encoding PDZ and LIM domain protein 1-like yields MATEQTVNIQRQSVNQPWGMKICGGRDFRMQLQVKKVEPNTPAAGNVHNGDAIIAIGGTSADKLSHMQAHQLIKSAGNHLQLTVLPGHFEEIKGLKPKGPVKFSPWRNKQQ; encoded by the exons ATGGCGACAGAGCAGACAGTGAACATTCAGCGACAGTCCGTTAACCAACCCTGGGGCATGAAAATTTGCGGGGGTCGGGATTTCCGCATGCAGCTTCAGGTGAAAAAG GTTGAACCGAACACGCCGGCGGCGGGGAACGTGCACAACGGGGATGCTATCATCGCTATCGGGGGGACGAGCGCCGACAAGCTGAGCCACATGCAGGCCCACCAACTCATCAAGAGCGCCGGAAATCACCTTCAACTCACAGTTTTGCC AGGCCATTTTGAAGAAATTAAGGGGCTTAAGCCTAAGGGCCCGGTGAAATTTTCCCCATGGAGGAACAAGCAGCAATAA
- the LOC128231011 gene encoding uncharacterized protein LOC128231011, whose product MRLVRALELGEIANSYLKFLAPAKTTNQKVAGRTLQTLLRGGEYEELEDVVIAEGEFVEEDDMHVPIRQLILGMTPVFLLLASRHIRNYKTDPEVYYDTEVDPFTDGLELSAVWPICFLRISYSRVKYQLTVNFYNRIRYYEMTTTCFNGNLEETWARWVERVDYIFADPYRYIRAQFDAVCLPYPEYYLEQDSQATVGHGRDGDRVATQKGENDEKKKTKRKQPKENAKLDNHFGSVEDIVDGKSKEVKRKKWFFGKKSQKTRVEPNGMTT is encoded by the exons ATGCGGCTCGTCAG AGCTTTGGAACTAGGAGAAATTGCGAATAGTTACCTGAAGTTCCTGGCACCAGCCAAAACTACGAAT CAGAAAGTGGCGGGACGGACGCTGCAGACGTTGCTACGGGGCGGCGAGTATGAAGAGCTGGAGGACGTCGTCATCGCAGAGGGAGAGTTTGTCGAGGAAGATGATATGCACGTGCCAATCAG ACAGCTAATTCTGGGCATGACGCCGGTCTTCCTGCTGTTGGCCAGCCGCCACATCCGAAATTACAAGACAGACCCGGAAGTGTACTACGACACAGAAGTGGACCCGTTCACGGACGGTCTGGAGCTGTCCGCGGTCTGGCCAATATGTTTCCTCCGCATCTCGTATTCGCGCGTGAAATATCAGCTTACCGTCAACTTCTATAACAGGATCAG GTACTACGAGATGACGACGACGTGTTTCAATGGCAATCTAGAAGAGACGTGGGCGCGCTGGGTGGAGCGGGTGGACTACATCTTTGCGGACCCGTACCGCTACATCCGGGCGCAGTTCGACGCCGTCTGCCTCCCCTACCCAGAGTACTATCTGGAACAGGACTCTCAAGCTACCGTGGGGCACGGGCGGGACGGTGATCGGGTCGCGACACAGAAGGGCGAAAATGATGAAAAGAAGAAAACGAAACGAAAACAACCTAAAGAAAATGCTAAGCTTGATAACCATTTCGGATCTGTTGAAGACATTGTGGATGGTAAAAGTAAAGAAGTAAAACGTAAAAAATGGTTCTTCGGTAAGAAATCACAGAAGACACGGGTAGAGCCTAATGGAATGACCACGTGA
- the LOC128232385 gene encoding ubiquitin carboxyl-terminal hydrolase 44-like encodes MEKCVHVSKIRPAWDHSILIPEKWLCYICRTTESVWACLSCPNVACGRFNEKHALQHYQESHHPISIEVNEKYVYCYVCDDYVMNDNAAGDIKLLRTALSAIATQKFTHIDMRGKRLLRSYSHSGVVQRDTADETDKLATADWHFRQRLLAHVFSAWRNFIRHQKLRRKPSPGQEATESRVMVMRRTIIPGVTGLRNLGNTCYMNSVLQVLSHIEAFRDYFLKMNYSFDASPDGSPHVKHVPPASTKSSPSGHYTRQSTIDCFQHLMSSTPSVKKRQSGGLNGGSTVSTPVKSHLICNVESQSNKGTNVSLCGELHGLFRVLWSGKWAQVSPHAFLRAVWQAIPMFKGYAQHDAQEFLCELLDKVQQELDSLSPAPKLPPTPGQRDTHFLSLLFQGQLVSRVICQSCGNESETFEPYMDLSLEFPDRYQITKQNARVAEDICHITEMLAKFTEVEHLEGNIYACEKCNKNRRKSSTKLYSEATKQLLINKLPPVLRLHLKRFRWSGRTHREKISTHVATDEKLDLGPFCSGSATGSKEGADEMTTAHYQLFGVIIHHGKGFGSGHYTAYTWNKEARSWVNCNDSRMILSSLEEVLTAQAYILFYHTVGSDAPSIYPTTPISRASSMHSLKSEATDILSDSEEVPVSVTASDCLLSMPIMDYCQSQSSGGTEKYSLKVDGTQTMTDSSSVDTSVSSASDSSLHIVNGEIPFMFNDSPGVSHKNETVSTIRNISSPLKMKTSGSSKTRSGRNSSLTRGKRRISDSQSDGNEPSNPKKARKLSFGASVFYTSPKRDGSGRKLRRSLRLIKLNQGFAKLDDILAEKSSNEEESEKHIKRRKSTFW; translated from the exons ATGGAGAAGTGTGTTCATGTTTCCAAGATACGGCCAGCGTGGGACCATTCTATACTGATACCAGAGAAGTGGCTCTGCTATATATGCCGAACCACAGAGAGTGTTTGG GCATGTCTTAGCTGCCCAAATGTGGCGTGTGGGCGGTTTAATGAGAAACATGCCCTCCAGCATTACCAGGAAAGTCAT CATCCAATTAGCATTGAagttaatgaaaaatatgtgtatTG CTATGTGTGTGATGACTATGTTATGAATGACAATGCTGCTGGAGACATCAAACTCCTGCGGACTGCACTCAGTGCCATTGCAACACAGAAGTTCACACACATTGACATGCGTGGAAAACGCTTGCTCCGATCTTACTCACACTCTGGTGTTGTGCAGAG GGACACAGCAGATGAGACAGACAAGTTGGCCACTGCGGACTGGCACTTCAG ACAGCGATTGTTGGCCCATGTATTTAGTGCCTGGAGAAACTTCATCAGACATCAGAAATTGCGGCGGAAGCCCAGCCCTGGTCAGGAGGCAACAGAGTCGAGGGTCATGGTTATGAGAAGAACCATTATTCCAGGGGTGACCGGGCTACGTAACCTGGGAAATACATGCTACATGAACTCAGTGCTACAGGTCCTCAG TCACATTGAGGCATTCAGAGACTATTTCCTGAAGATGAACTACAGTTTTGATGCGAGTCCGGACGGTTCACCGCACGTGAAGCATGTGCCACCTGCAAGCACTAAGTCCTCTCCTTCCGGGCACTACACTCGCCAGTCCACCATTGATTGTTTCCAG CACCTGATGTCATCTACACCTTCTGTTAAGAAGAGGCAGTCTGGGGGACTGAACGGGGGATCAACAGTCTCCACTCCTGTCAAATCACATCTCATATGTAATGTGGAGTCACAGAGCAACAAGGGGACCAATGT GTCCCTCTGTGGGGAGCTACACGGGCTGTTCCGGGTTCTGTGGTCGGGCAAGTGGGCCCAGGTCAGCCCTCACGCCTTCCTGCGGGCTGTATGGCAGGCCATTCCAATGTTCAAAGGATATGCTCAACATGATGCTCAAGAATTCTTATG TGAGTTGCTGGACAAGGTACAGCAGGAGCTGGACTCCCTCTCCCCAGCCCCCAAACTGCCTCCGACCCCTGGACAGCGAGACACGCACTTCCTCTCACTACTCTTCCAGGGACAACTTGTATCCAGG GTGATCTGCCAGTCATGTGGAAATGAATCTGAGACGTTTGAACCATACATGGACCTGTCACTCGAATTCCCGGACCGATACCAAATAACGAAGCAGAATGCACGAGTGGCGGAGGATATCTGTCACATCACAG AGATGCTGGCAAAGTTCACAGAGGTTGAACATCTGGAGGGCAACATCTATGCATGTGAAAAATGTAACAAGA ACCGAAGGAAGTCTTCCACAAAACTATACTCAGAGGCCACTAAACAACTTCTGATCAACAAACTGCCCCCAGTTTTACGCCTCCACCTTAAACGCTTCAG GTGGTCAGGGCGTACCCATCGTGAGAAGATCAGCACCCATGTGGCTACTGACGAGAAGCTGGACCTGGGCCCATTCTGTTCGGGGAGCGCAACAGGGTCAAAGGAGGGGGCTGATGAGATGACCACTGCTCACTACCAGCTTTTTGGGGTCATAATCCATCATGGCAAGGGCTTTGGCTCTGGCCATTACACGGCCTACACTTGGAACAAGGAAGCAA GGTCTTGGGTGAACTGTAATGACTCTAGGATGATCCTGTCCAGTTTGGAGGAGGTGCTCACTGCCCAGGCCTACATATTGTTCTACCATACTGTTGGGTCAGATGCCCCATCCATTTACCCCACCACGCCTATCAGCAGGGCTTCCTCAATGCACAGTCTCAAGTCAGAAGCTACTGACATCCTTTCTGACTCGGAAGAAGTCCCTGTTTCAGTGACTGCCTCTGACTGTTTATTATCAATGCCAATCATGGACTATTGTCAGAGCCAGTCTTCTGGAGGAACTGAGAAGTATTCCCTTAAAGTGGATGGGACTCAAACTATGACTGATTCCTCTTCTGTTGACACATCTGTTTCTTCAGCCTCAGATTCCTCACTGCATATAGTGAATGGAGAAATCCCTTTTATGTTTAATGATTCTCCGGGTGTTTCACACAAAAATGAGACTGTTTcgacaataagaaatatcagCAGtccattaaaaatgaaaacatctggGTCCTCTAAAACAAGAAGTGGTAGAAATTCGAGTCTGACAAGGGGTAAAAGGCGTATCTCTGATAGTCAGTCCGACGGCAACGAGCCTTCAAATCCAAAGAAGGCCCGCAAGCTTTCATTTGGAGCTTCAGTGTTTTATACCTCACCAAAGAGAGATGGCTCAGGTAGAAAGTTGCGTAGATCTTTAAGATTGATAAAGCTGAACCAGGGATTTGCCAAATTAGATGATATTCTTGCAGAGAAAAGTTCAAATGAGGAAGAATctgaaaaacacattaaaagaagaaaatcaaCATTTTGGTGA